Proteins encoded by one window of Sorex araneus isolate mSorAra2 chromosome 3, mSorAra2.pri, whole genome shotgun sequence:
- the RNASE12 gene encoding probable inactive ribonuclease-like protein 12 → MLPVKVTERTKEISAKDAKSLIPLMVLMVIIFLIFLYWENELNQDVGIMTLEHLYVDHPKSDIPVRYCNSMILRRVIREPDHSCKKEHVFIHERPQIINGVCNSPKKMICGNDSLTLCFQSEQRFKMTVCQLSGGTRYPACRYHSLLTEAFITVSCNVLGPAKFYEYVK, encoded by the coding sequence AAATCAGTGCAAAAGATGCGAAGTCACTTATACCCCTGATGGTATTAATGGTGATCATTTTTCTGATATTCCTGTACTGGGAAAATGAGCTGAATCAAGATGTAGGGATAATGACCTTAGAGCATTTATACGTGGACCACCCGAAGAGCGACATTCCTGTAAGGTACTGCAACTCCATGATTTTACGAAGAGTCATCAGGGAACCTGACCACAGTTGCAAAAAGGAGCATGTCTTTATCCACGAGAGGCCGCAAATTATCAACGGGGTTTGCAATTCTCCCAAGAAGATGATTTGCGGAAATGATTCTTTAACGTTATGTTTCCAGAGTGAGCAGAGGTTTAAAATGACAGTGTGTCAACTCTCTGGAGGGACCAGATACCCTGCCTGTAGATACCACAGTTTGCTCACAGAAGCCTTTATCACTGTCAGTTGCAATGTCTTGGGGCCAGCTAAATTTTATGAATATGTCAAATAA